The Candidatus Goldiibacteriota bacterium genome includes the window GTTCCATAAGCTGTTTTTTATTCCGCGGGCTTCTTCCGGCTGTGTCAAAAAATATAATATCCTTATCCATATGTTTGTTAATTACCTTTTTGAAATCCGCGGGCGTAAGCACTATTTCCACCGGAATCCCCATTATTTCCCCGTACTTTTTCAACTGGGCTTCCGCGGCTATTCTGTAAGTATCCGCGCTTACAAGCACAACTTTTTTATTTTCCACCAGCGCGTATTTTGCGGCTAACTTGGCAAGCGTAGTGGTCTTGCCCACGCCGGTAGGCCCGATAAATGAAATAATTTTAGGAGTGCCCGCAGCCGTCTTAAAAGGGCCGGAAACTTTTATCATCCCGGAAAGATAGTCCAGAAGATAGTTGTCTATGTACTGCTTATTATTTATCTGCGCGTCTGACAGCTGGGAATTAATTGTCTGAAGCGTCCTGAAAACAAGATTCTCTTCCACCCCGTTATCAAGCAGCAGTTTCTGTATCCTGCCTATGCCGTCCTTTAAGTTCACTCCGGCAGCTGAAGGTTCTTTCATCCCCCTGATATTTCCGCCAAGGGATATTTTACCTTCATTTAATTCTCTGGCAAAAGATTCATTCTTAAGCGATATATCTTCCACTCGCCTGTAATTGGCTATCATATCCATATTTACCTGGGAAGTCTGCTGCTGTATAGGCGCTGCCTGCCTTTGCACAGGCTGAGGAATATACTGCTGATTTACCTGCTGTGTTCTGCCATAAGAAGATACAGGCTGCTGGGCAGCAGGCATAAATTGAGGGGCCCTTGGTTTTTCTATATTGATGTCTATTCCGGCTGTGACTTCCGTGCGTTCGCTTCCAAACAGACCGAATATTCCGCCTTTTTTGTATTTCTTTGTGTGAAGAATGACAGCTTCGGGGCCAAAATCTTTTTTTACCTTGGCAAGCGCCCCCTGTAATGTTTCAGCGTCAAACTTCTTTATTCTCATAGGGGAACTTTTACCATACCCACAGACCGCACTTCAACCTTTGGCACAACTTCATTGTATGAAAGGACGGCCAGATTGGGAAGTATTTTTTCCACTATTTTCCTGAAATAACCCCTTATAAGCGGCGAACAAAGCACTACAGGATCATATTCTTTTCCTGCATTTCTCTTGAATTCATTAATAACGCTGTTATATATACCCTGTATCACATGGGGGTCAAGGCCGGCACTTGAATATTTATCCGCCTGCCTTAAAGATTCAAGTATGTGCTGTTCAAGTTCCGAATCAATTGTTATCGCGAAAATTATGCCGTCTTTGGAATACTTGTGCGTAAAATACCTTGCCATTGCCTGCCTTACAAATTCCGTCAGCACTTCTGTGTCTTTTGTAGACTTGGCGTGGTCGGCAAGCGTTTCAAAAACTGTAACCAGATCCCTGATTGAAACTTTTTCCCTTATAAGGTTCTGCAATACCTTCTGAAGTTCCCCTACTGACAGCGCGCCGGGTATAAGTTCATCCACAACCGCGGCATTTGTTTTTCTTACCATGTCAATAAGCTGCTGTACTTCCTGCCTTGTAAGCAGTTCGTCAGCGTGGGCTTTGATAATTTCAGATAAATGGGTGGATATAACCGAAGGCACATCCACAACCGTGTACCCTTTTAATTCCGCGTTTCTCTTTTCGCTTTCTTTTATCCATTTCGCGGGCAGGTTAAACGCCGGATCTTTAGCGGGAATACCTTCAATATCCATAGCCTGCGATCCCGGTTTCATGGCAAGATAATAGCCTATTTCCACTTTACCCCTGGAAACTTCAACACCCTTTATTTTCGCCACATATTCATTGGAAGAAAGCTGCATATTATCGCGTATTCTGATTGGGGGAACCACAAGCCCCAGTTCTAACGCAGTCTGTTTTCTAAGTATCGTTACCCTGTCAAGCAGATCGCCGCCCTGTGACGGATCCACCAGCGGTATAAGCGCGAAACCAATTTCAAGTTCCATTGTATCAACCTGAATTAACGGCATTACATTTTCCGGTTCGCGTTTTGTCTGTTCTTCTTTTTCTTTGGTGACCGCGGTCTGCTGAGCAATCTTTTTATCAGCCACGCCTATGAT containing:
- the flhF gene encoding flagellar biosynthesis protein FlhF, whose product is MRIKKFDAETLQGALAKVKKDFGPEAVILHTKKYKKGGIFGLFGSERTEVTAGIDINIEKPRAPQFMPAAQQPVSSYGRTQQVNQQYIPQPVQRQAAPIQQQTSQVNMDMIANYRRVEDISLKNESFARELNEGKISLGGNIRGMKEPSAAGVNLKDGIGRIQKLLLDNGVEENLVFRTLQTINSQLSDAQINNKQYIDNYLLDYLSGMIKVSGPFKTAAGTPKIISFIGPTGVGKTTTLAKLAAKYALVENKKVVLVSADTYRIAAEAQLKKYGEIMGIPVEIVLTPADFKKVINKHMDKDIIFFDTAGRSPRNKKQLMELKEFMEVYSPMETHLVVSAVTKYYDALSIINNFGMVPIHRILFTKLDETKNYGMLLNLSVGSGGIPVSYLTVGQTVPDDIEVADSGVMARLILKGDFEAWIKQRNLES
- the flhA gene encoding flagellar biosynthesis protein FlhA — protein: MPAASPDTGFSASLRRSTDFIVVFAIVAVVLMIVVPLPPFLLDLLLVLNLALALVVLIVTMYAKEPLQFSTFPTLLLIVTVFRLALNISATRLILSQPLDVGEVIPTFGNFVVGAQDMSGLIIGLVIFTIIILVQFVVITSGAQRVAEVAARFTLDAMPGKQMAIDADLNAGLITDEEARGRRRSIEREADFYGSMDGASKFVRGDAIAAIVIVLINIIAGFFIGIIFHGMTLADAAMRYTVLTIGEGLVTQIPALLLSVGTGIIVTRAASDANLGQDFAGELFAQPRAIALVGVVLFFMGFVFPSWLVKIPFFMMAVIAWTVSYIIGVADKKIAQQTAVTKEKEEQTKREPENVMPLIQVDTMELEIGFALIPLVDPSQGGDLLDRVTILRKQTALELGLVVPPIRIRDNMQLSSNEYVAKIKGVEVSRGKVEIGYYLAMKPGSQAMDIEGIPAKDPAFNLPAKWIKESEKRNAELKGYTVVDVPSVISTHLSEIIKAHADELLTRQEVQQLIDMVRKTNAAVVDELIPGALSVGELQKVLQNLIREKVSIRDLVTVFETLADHAKSTKDTEVLTEFVRQAMARYFTHKYSKDGIIFAITIDSELEQHILESLRQADKYSSAGLDPHVIQGIYNSVINEFKRNAGKEYDPVVLCSPLIRGYFRKIVEKILPNLAVLSYNEVVPKVEVRSVGMVKVPL